The following DNA comes from Bacteroidales bacterium.
GGATATACAATATCGGAGAATTCTTGTATTTAACTATCTCACCCGTGTTTTTATAATCATCGCAAATTGACGACGAGCGGTGGCATATTCCTGTTAAGGGTCTTGGATTTCCGTCTGAATACCACAACACGCCGAGCTTCATTGCTATCTTGGAAATTATCTCAAGCAAAACACTCTTCCCACTTCCAACCGAACCAGCCAGATATAAACCTTTGCAAGTATTTCCTTTGATAATTTTCTTTTCGTTATCAAAATCCAAACATTGAAATTCTTGACCTGCAAGCCATTTAAGGGCATTTTCGTATGCAAACCTGTTTTGGTCGTCAATGACAAATTTCTCTGGAAACATCTGCGTTCCGATTACCGTTGCAAGTTCAACGAGTTGATTAACGTCAATGTCATAATGCTTGCGCTCAATGAATTGTGGCGTTTCTTCCTGCCTTAATTCTTGTATAATATTTCCGATACTTAAACTCATAGTTTTGCCTTCCATTTGTCGTTAATACTTTGACTTTCTTTCTTTTGACCGCAATCTTTTCTTTCTTTGTTATCAAAATTACCCTCTAATATTTTAACCCAATTCGTGGAATTCTCAAAAATCCAATCAAATGTGACAATCCAAGAATTTTTATTCTCTCCTCGCATAAAGTCTGATTTTTTGATTTTTTCAATGATTTCAAGAAAAGTCTGATGCTGAATCTCGGGAGTTTTTCCAAATTCCAAAAGCCGCGTTTTAATTTTTAATTTTCTTTTTTCATTTAAAATTTTAACTTTTTTAAGGGGCGATGTGGTCGATGAGTTCCACTCGTCGACAATATCCTGTAAAGGATATAGAGTGTTTAGTTTAGTTTTGTTTAGTTTAGTTTTTGTTTTATTTATCTCGTCACCAACCTCGTCACCAACCTCGTCAAAATTTGACAAGGTATAAATAACATTAGGACTTCCGTTGCGAGTTTCAAATCGTATTAAACCTGCTTGTCTGAGTTTATTTCGAGCATTTTTCAAAGTGTTAAAGGAAATTCCTAAATCCGCTTCGATTTTAGAATTGTTCCGTTTGAATGGATTCTTCCAATGACAGATGTTGCATATTTCTAAAAGATGGAAATAAACAGCTACTTCTGTGGTGTTGAATGAATGTTCTTCATGTGACCGCCAAAAACCTTTTATAAGCTCGATATAATTCATACTATAATAAATTATTTCAACAAAAATCTTCTACTTCCGTTTTTATTATCAAGATACTTCAAGTAAAGCTCCGGATGTTCTTTTTCAAATTTCTTTACATTGAATTTCTCACCATCCTTGCTCGCTTTCCATGTTGCCAGAATCTGACCGCAATATGATAGAGCCTCGCCGTCACCGATAATGAACTTCATTGCATCTTCAATCTCTGTCTTTTTACTCCCAAGCTCCGAAATTTCATCCTTAAGGCGGTTTAACTCATCATAATACTTCAATACTTCTTCGTTTTTTGTTTCAATAATCTTGCCTTGAATATGCTTTGGGTATTTCATCATAACATCATCAATACTGGATAATGCAGGTTCTTGGTTGCCTATGATATTATCAATCCAGAATTTATCTACTTGCTCTATCATATAGTCATAAAAATCCTCGACAAAATGAATATTCATGTAATCGAAATCTCGTCCGCAACAAAGCCACGCCAAAGCCCCTTGATAAAGTCCGACAACTCCTAATTGATATTGAAGCTGACAAAACCAGTAAGGCGGCAGATTATCTTTATCGACACTCATCTGGGTTGTTTTAATCTCCAAAATCCCCTTGTTTGATTTATTTCTTGGCATATCAGGCAGCCAGAAAAGCCTGTCGGGCGACACTCTTAGATAATCTTTCTCGTTATCTACATAGAGGATATTTTCAGCCGACGACTTAATTATATCAAGTCCTGTTTCATCGGCAAAAAATCTTGAAACGGCATCTTCCAGGTAATTGCCTGCCTTCATTAGAAAATTATTCTCCTGTGGCAGATCAATCCCCTTTTTCTTTCGCCATAATTGATACGCCGATTGATAAGGGTTAAGTCCGAGAATTGAGGCAACATCGCTGCTGCCTATTCCCTTTTCTCTCTCCTTGAGCCATTGATGGCGGTCTTTGTTTTTTAATAATATTGCGCTCATTATTAATTATTTATTTTCATCATTAAACAATTCGCCTGTCTGTGTGTCAACATTAGTTGTCATAGAATCTTTCGTTTTGTTTAATTGTTCAGATTTTTTTGTTGCTTCTTGGGCTTTCTTCATATTTTCCTCCGCCTGTTTTTTAGCCGCATCTTCTTTTTTGGCTTCCTCTGCCGGCTTGATAAATTCTTCTTGAATGGAGGTTGTACCTTCTTTTATTGCCGTCCAGATTGAACGTAAGACAAAAAGCCTTTCGTTGTCGATTTCTTCTTTTTTACTTATTCCAAGCTTGTCGAAAATCATTTGTTCAGATACCCCTGCTTTTGAAAAATTAGCGAATGCGTTTTGTCTTCCTGTCTCAAGGTCAACGGCTTTACCCATTGCAACCTGTTTAACATCTTCAACGACTTTCTTTGTAACTGCCTTTGGTACAACCTTCAGTACAGCATTTCTAAAAGCTATTGCAGAGGCTGCATTGCCTGTCACAACCTGCATGTCTTCTGAGAATGTTCTGCCGTTTTTATCGGTTATCCGTCTTTTCACTTCAACCGATACTGCTGTGTTGGTCTCTAAATCGTGACAAACACCTTGAGCTGTAATTGTCTTTCCGTCGTTGCCGATAATTCTTGTTTGAACTCTTAAATTCCCCCACGCTCCGGCGATAATTTCACTCATGCGAACCGATAATCCTTCAACCAT
Coding sequences within:
- a CDS encoding YqaJ viral recombinase family protein, which translates into the protein MSAILLKNKDRHQWLKEREKGIGSSDVASILGLNPYQSAYQLWRKKKGIDLPQENNFLMKAGNYLEDAVSRFFADETGLDIIKSSAENILYVDNEKDYLRVSPDRLFWLPDMPRNKSNKGILEIKTTQMSVDKDNLPPYWFCQLQYQLGVVGLYQGALAWLCCGRDFDYMNIHFVEDFYDYMIEQVDKFWIDNIIGNQEPALSSIDDVMMKYPKHIQGKIIETKNEEVLKYYDELNRLKDEISELGSKKTEIEDAMKFIIGDGEALSYCGQILATWKASKDGEKFNVKKFEKEHPELYLKYLDNKNGSRRFLLK